One stretch of Brettanomyces nanus chromosome 4, complete sequence DNA includes these proteins:
- a CDS encoding uncharacterized protein (EggNog:ENOG41) has protein sequence MQIISLAFGLTNLIILSGSYASQSCDNINSLIQTYNLSSVTDQDYTSTFYEINQSDNSTYETWEDLIETYEKLNLTIPTSINPNNLTTSLLQTQMLLGVSSNCRLKKATLGLSTIMLLTYVLTSGFTAVGGIKFYNSYKRTQRLIAEEQIPGNLEKAGICLIYSHKWCFPEIRALNDILTEEDMDSIDQVDTEP, from the exons ATGC AAATCATTTCACTTGCATTCGGGCTTACAAACCTTATCATCCTCTCGGGATCTTATGCGTCTCAATCCTGTGATAACATTAACTCTTTGATTCAAACTTATAATCTCAGTTCCGTAACTGATCAAGATTACACAAGCACCTTCTATGAAATTAATCAGTCGGATAATAGTACTTACGAGACGTGGGAGGATCTCATAGAAACCtatgagaagttgaaccTGACCATTCCAACTTCTATTAACCCCAATAATTTGACTACAAGTTTACTTCAAACCCAAATGTTGCTTGGCGTTTCTTCCAACTGtagattgaagaaagcaacTTTAGGTCTAAGTACAATAATGCTTCTCACTTATGTCTTGACTTCAGGCTTTACTGCTGTCGGCGGAATCAAATTTTATAATAGCTACAAGAGAACACAGAGGTTAATAGCAGAAGAGCAGATTCCAGGAAACTTAGAAAAGGCAGGAATTTGTTTGATCTATTCTCATAAATGGTGTTTTCCTGAAATCAGAGCTTTAAATGATATCTTAACAGAAGAGGATATGGATTCAATTGACCAAGTCGATACAGAGCCATAA